The Chloroflexota bacterium genome has a window encoding:
- a CDS encoding amidohydrolase family protein, translating to MNPRSVDLLIRHGHVLTLDATRRIVPDGAIAVVGRRIVEVGKDGELAARYAPARTIDAGGAPVHPGLVETHMHASFQTYRGVIPDHIPEDEVFDAIERVFYNTVNDEEEYLGVLLASLEMVRNGTTCFMEAGTVLEPDAAARAAREVGIRALLGDPFIWDRPAGLAQGKETPDQGPVRVKGAIDRAPRNLDEALAHLGHELRRNADPDALVTGHVALLGLGTASEELLLEAKRQADAAGVVLNMHHAYSPADTEADRVRYGKDPLLHFAEIGILDRNLTLSHANYLTDAECDVLVGSGANLAWAPAGSMMWGHGGTIHGRHAELWRRGVNVALGSDSANWSNDFDLFRQANLALLTAREAHQDRTYLLAEDVLSMATRGGAQAVGLEAQIGSLEAGKRADIVIHTLRRPELLPITDLVRNLMYSAGSKSLSTVIIDGRVILDRGEFPGLDEDALLAQITEGSRALLRRMGHTVEVNRRPS from the coding sequence GTGAATCCTCGATCGGTCGATCTCCTGATCCGCCATGGCCACGTCCTGACGCTGGACGCCACGCGCCGCATCGTCCCCGATGGCGCGATCGCCGTCGTCGGCCGACGGATCGTGGAGGTCGGGAAGGACGGGGAGCTCGCAGCGCGGTACGCGCCGGCGCGGACGATCGACGCGGGCGGCGCCCCGGTCCATCCGGGCTTGGTGGAGACCCACATGCACGCCTCGTTCCAGACCTATCGCGGCGTCATTCCGGACCACATCCCCGAGGACGAGGTCTTCGACGCGATCGAGCGCGTCTTCTACAACACGGTGAACGATGAGGAGGAGTACCTCGGGGTCCTGCTCGCCTCGCTCGAGATGGTCCGCAACGGCACGACCTGCTTCATGGAAGCCGGGACCGTCCTGGAGCCCGACGCTGCTGCCCGCGCGGCCCGGGAAGTCGGCATCCGTGCCCTCCTGGGGGACCCGTTCATCTGGGACCGGCCCGCTGGCCTCGCGCAGGGTAAGGAGACGCCCGACCAGGGGCCGGTTCGGGTCAAGGGCGCCATCGACCGAGCGCCCCGAAACCTCGATGAGGCGCTCGCACATCTGGGCCACGAGCTGCGTCGCAACGCCGATCCCGACGCGCTCGTCACCGGCCACGTCGCGCTGCTCGGACTCGGAACAGCGAGCGAGGAGCTCCTCCTCGAGGCGAAGCGGCAGGCGGACGCGGCGGGAGTGGTCCTGAACATGCACCACGCCTATAGTCCCGCCGACACGGAGGCCGACCGGGTGCGCTACGGGAAGGATCCGCTCCTGCATTTCGCGGAGATCGGGATCCTTGACCGCAACCTCACGCTCTCGCACGCCAACTACCTCACGGACGCCGAGTGCGACGTGCTGGTCGGGAGCGGAGCCAACCTTGCCTGGGCCCCAGCTGGCTCGATGATGTGGGGGCACGGGGGGACGATCCACGGGCGCCACGCGGAACTCTGGCGCCGGGGTGTGAACGTGGCCCTCGGATCGGACTCGGCGAACTGGTCGAATGACTTCGACCTGTTTCGCCAAGCCAACCTGGCGCTCCTCACGGCCCGGGAGGCGCACCAGGACCGCACCTACCTCCTGGCCGAGGATGTCCTCTCGATGGCGACCCGTGGCGGGGCACAAGCGGTCGGCCTGGAGGCTCAGATCGGCTCGCTTGAGGCCGGCAAGCGCGCCGACATCGTGATCCACACGCTCCGCCGGCCGGAACTGCTGCCGATCACCGACCTCGTCCGGAACCTCATGTACTCGGCGGGCTCGAAGTCCCTGAGCACGGTCATCATCGACGGCCGCGTCATCCTCGACCGCGGGGAATTCCCGGGTCTCGACGAGGACGCCCTGCTCGCGCAGATCACCGAGGGCTCGCGCGCGCTGCTCCGGCGGATGGGCCACACCGTGGAGGTGAACCGCCGGCCCTCGTGA